A genomic stretch from Lathyrus oleraceus cultivar Zhongwan6 chromosome 2, CAAS_Psat_ZW6_1.0, whole genome shotgun sequence includes:
- the LOC127123552 gene encoding uncharacterized protein LOC127123552 has product MVQDDSNLDPVMLMITTSEGAPASDVWYLGSGCSNHKTGYKGWLTDFNSNKKTSVKLTDSKSLMVEGMYKIVIQRKEGKTVLIEDMLFVPGMQCNMLSISQLVVKGFSVIMEGGSLKLYDKKKRIVLKSTLTRNIIWKASSEITN; this is encoded by the coding sequence ATGGTGCAAGATGATTCAAATTTAGATCCTGTCATGTTGATGATAACTACCTCTGAAGGGGCTCCAGCTTCTGATGTGTGGTACTTAGGCTCTGGTTGTTCTAACCACAAGACTGGATACAAGGGGTGGTTGACTGACTTTAACTCAAACAAGAAGACAAGTGTGAAGTTGACAGATAGCAAAAGCTTAATGGTAGAAGGCATGTACAAGATTGTCATACAGAGAAAAGAAGGCAAAACAGTATTGATAGAAGATATGTTATTTGTCCCTGGTATGCAATGTAATATGTTGAGCATTAGTCAGCTAGTAGTGAAAGGATTCTCAGTAATCATGGAAGGAGGCTCACTGAAGCTATATGACAAGAAGAAAAGAATAGTTCTGAAATCAACTCTGACCAGAAACATAATTTGGAAGGCTAGTTCTGAAATCACCAACTGA